The genomic segment CACACCTGTTCTCTGTCTCTATTGTCTGATTGGTGGGAGGAGCCATCAGAATGTTTGTCGGGGTCACAAGTTTAGAGGAAAGCAATCAGTGAGAAAAGTACACAGGAGATATTTAAAGCTGCTTGCTAATTAGGAGACATGTTTGGAATCCTGGAACTTGATctccataatcatcatcatcatcatcatcatcctcatcaacacACACTATGTTCCTGTCACAGTGTGGCGCCCCCCAGGGGTTGTAGTTCAAATACATGTCAAACATCATGACATGTTTATCAACattagaaaagcagtcagtaactTCTGGACAATCTTTACCTTCcaggatgtttacttttatacctGCAACATTGccaatatgttagcatgctagccagacACAACCAAGTAACTATATCACTGACTTTACTTTCTTCTCCAgttgactatatatataaatatatatatataaaataaaatgatcCAGTGGAATTCCATCAAATTCCAATTCATTAATCAAATATACATGACAAAAATGCAACTCTACTTCTGTTCAAATGGAATTTAATGTTATTTCCTGTTTGCTCATTCAATTCAAATGCATTCTCATTTCAGTTGGTCATTTGGACGAGCCTGATTTAGACCGAGGTGGTCTTGTTTCTGGGTCTCTGCGGCCCCTCCTGCTGTGGCCCCGCCTCGTGTTTATTAATAAAGCCAAACAGAATGGCGGTTGCCGTGGTGACGCATATCTGCAGGCTGACTGGAGGAGCGAGTGCCAGTGAGAGAGTTCCTCCACCCCGTCAGTCCCCGACGTTCTGTCTTCCACGCTCCCTCCTTTCCAACACATTCTTCCCCTGCAGCAAGGCAAAGTAAGTactgctttattttgaaagtcaaactttTATGGGAAGTGATTGGAGCAAGAAAGGTGGAAGTTTTATGTTCAGCCAGCCAGCAGGTGATGCAATGTGCCCACACTTACTACTTCTGACCTGGAAACATACCACTTTTGACTTGAAATCTTTATAATCTGCATAAAACCCAAACATTTGAATCCTCACTTTATCTCAAGGTGCTATAATAATAGTTAGTTGTACCACGTGGTAATGATGggtgcttgttgttgttgttggaataATCCACTCCCAGCCTGCCATGTGTCatgctacaaaccccgtttccatatgagttgggaaatggtgttagatgtaaatataaacggaatacaatgatttgcaaatccttttcaagccatattcagttgaatatgctacaaagacaacatatttcatgttcaaactgataaaaaaaattttttgttgcaaataatcattaactttataatttgatggcagcaacacgtgacaaagaagttgggaaaggtggcaataaatactgataaagttgaggaatgctcatcaaacacttatttggaacatcccacaggtgaacaggctagttgggaacaggtgggtgccatgattgggtataaaagtagattccatgaaatgctcagtcattcacaaacaaggatggggcgagggtcaccactttgtcaacaaatgcctgagcaaattgttgaacagtttaagaacaacctttctcaagcagctattgcaaggaattgagggatttcaccatctacgctccgtaatatcatcaaagggttcagagaatgtggagaaatcactgcaggtaagcagctaagcccgtgaccttccatccctcaggctgtactgcatcaacaagtgtgtgtaaaggatatcaccacatggaacacttcagaaacccactgtcagtaactacagttggtcgctacatctgtaagtccaagttaaaactctcctatgcaaggcaaaaaaacgtttatcaacaacacccagaaacgccgtcggcttcactgggcctgagctcatctaagatggactgatacaaagtggaaaagtgttctgtggtctgacgagtccacatttcaaattgtttttggaaactgtggttgtggtgtcctccggaccaaagaggaaaagaaccatccggattgttctaggtgcaaagtgtaaaaggcagcatgtgtgatggtatgggggtgtattagtggccaagacatgggtaacttacacatctgtgaaggcaccattaatgctgaaaggtacatacagcttttggagcaacatatgttgccatccaagcaacgttaccatggacgcccctgcttatttcagcaagacaatgccaagccaggtgttacatcaatgtggcttcatagtacaagagtgcgggtactagactggcctgcctgtagtccagacattgaaaatgtgtggcacctgcaatagcagaagggagacccccggactgttgaacaacttaagctgtacatcaagcaagaatgggaaagaattccacttcaaaaatgtgtctcctcacttcccaaaccaaaactgagtgttgttcaaaggaaaggccatgtaacacagtggtgaacatgccctttcacaactactttggcacgtgttgcagccatgacattctaagttcattattatttgcaaaaaaaaaaataaagtttatgagtttgaacatgaaatatgttgtctttgtagcatattcaactgaatatggcttgaaaaggatttgcaaatcattgtattctgtttatatttacatctaacaccatttcccaactcatatggaaacggggtttgtacatcttaCTCAACTTTAGTGCCATCCCTTTTTGTGGATGATGACACAAACGTGTTAATTAACTGGCAGGTGTCAAACGCTCATACAGCACAAGCAAACGTCCTTTGCAGAGGACGTTGGTGCTAAGGAAGACCCACCTGTGTTCTTAAAAAGTTGATCGTTGCTACTTTTTGTGTCATGTCCAGCTCAAATAAAGCCTTTGAAGGTACTTGTCAGTCCAAAAGAAGTGCGGTGGTGACCTTCTGTGTCTTCACCAGCAGACACACTGAGAGGACAGCCATGGAGGACGACCACTTGGCGCCTCTCTTCATCCACGAAGAAGAAGACAACGGGGACCCGGAGGGACCTGACGTGGATCCCAGAGAGCAGAGCGACCGCCCGCCTTTTACTTTGGCAGAGTGCTCACCTGCGCTGCTCGGGCCGTACTTACACCAGATGGATGACCTCCTTCAGAGCTGCGAGGACATGACGGACATTTCTTTCTGTTCCCACCTCTCCGGGGAGTTGGAAGCCAGCCATTGGGAAAGCTCCCCGTATTTTTCCACCAGCTGCACAGAAACCCAAGTGGACAAGACAGAACCTTCTCAGGGAGGAGCCGATGTTTCTCACCAGGCGGACTTGCCTCTTACTTTGGCGGGGAACCGGCTGAGCGACACCATGATGGAGTACGAGGGGCGCCTGTTGGGGATGTTGGCCGTGTTGGAGAGCTGCATGGAAGACTGGGAGGCAAGTCCAGAGGACGTCCACGTGAAGACAAGTCCAGAGGACGTCCACGTGGAGACAAGTCCAGAGGACGTCCACGTGGAGACAAGTCCAGAGGACGTCCACGTGGAGACAAGTACAGAGGACGTCCACGTGGAGGAGGTGGAGACAAGTCCAGAGTATGTCCACGTGGAGACAAGTCCAGAGGACGTCCATGTGGAGACAAGTCCAGAGGACGTCCACGTGGAGACAAGTCCAGAGTACGTCCACGTGGAGACAAGTCCAGAGTACGTCCACGTGGAGAACTGTGGGAGGGAAGCagcacccggagggaacccaagcTATGATGCTTCCTCATTGGCCACAACTTGTGAGGAAAAGCAGGTGAATGATGCATGGCCACTGAAGATGGACCTTTGTGGGTCTGAAGTGGAGGGCTTTGAGGCTCTCAGGTGTCAAATGGAGGAGTGCATCCAGGAGGTGCAGCGCTTGGAGAGCAGGAGAAGAGAATTACTCTCAGAGGTGCTGCAGCTGAGACGGCAGAAAGGcccggaagaagaagaagagaagcgAGAAGCCATGGAGGATGACGTCTTCCACCAAGTGATGAGCTTGCTGACCAGGCTGCAAAGCGAGGAGGCGGCCCGCAGAGAGGAGAGGAAGCGGGAGATCCGGCGCTTGAGGGCGACAAGAGCGGAGGAGGAGCGGCGGGTGTGGCAGGTGGACCTGGAGACGCAGGAGATGCGCCAGCTGCTGCGGAAGCTGAAGTGGAAGCTGTTTGCTCGGGCCAAGGAGAGTGCACACGCCCAGCTGGCGCTCAGCAAGCAACGCCATGAGGTGGCGCTCCTCAGGAGACAGGAGGTAGGACATCTGCAGGCTCTGATACAAGCAAAGATGGTTAATATCTCAATGCCTTCCAATAAGAACACCATTTCTTCTATTTTGggtaaaggtaaacatgctaggctacttggagctagcagctacacaacagccaagcacacaagCTGGACGTACACTTTTGCAGCGTAAACCGGAACATGTGTCAACGTAAACAAGTGTCAAATAGTTGcagttgcatattatttacacatacgAAGTCTCCGAGTCAGAAGcgtgttagaaagtatccagcaacaaacgtgtccgcatcattttgACGGACTACAACATGAGCTTACCTTCACAGGTTAGTGTTTTTCCTACTGACCATTTGTCTCTGTTTGACTCctcctacaaaccccgtttccatatgagttgggaaatggtgttagatgtaaatataaacggaatacaatgatttgcaaatcattttcaagccatattcagttgaatatgctacaaagacaacatatttcatgttcaaactcataaactttaggttttttttgcaaataatcattaacttagaatgtcatggctgcaacacgtgccaaagtagttgtgaaagggcatgttcaccactgtgttacatggcctttcctttgaacaacactcagttttggtttgggaagtgaggagacacatttttgaagtggaattctttcccattcttgcttgatgtacagcttaagttgttcaacagtccgagggtctcccttctgctattttaggtgccacacattttcaatatctggactacaggcaggccagtctagtacccgcactcttttactatgaagccacgttgatgtaacacgtgccttggcattgtcttgctgaaataagcaggggcgtccatggtaacgttgcttggatggcaacatatgttgctccaaaagctgtatgtacctttcagcattaatggtgccttcacagatgtgtaagttacccatgtcttggccactaatacacccccataccatcacacatgctgacttttacactttgcgcctagaacaatccggatggttcttttcctctttggtccggaggacacgacgtccacagtttccaaaaacaatttgaaatgtggactcgtcagaccacagaacacttttccactttgtatcagtccatcttagatgagctcaggcccagccaagccgacggcgtttctgggtgttgttgataaatgtttttttgccttgcataggagagttttaacttgcacttacagatgtagcgaccaactgtagttactgacagtgggtttctgaagtgttccatgtggtgatatcctttacacacacttgttgatgcagtacagcctgagggatggaaggtcacgggcttagctgcttacctgcagtgatttctccacattctctcaaccctttgatgatattacggagcgtagatggtgaaatccctcaattccttgcaatagctgcttgagaaaggttgttcttaaactgttcaaaaatttgctcaggcatttgttgacaaagtggtgaccctcgccccatccttgtttgtgaatgactgagcatttcatggaatctacttttatagccaatcatggcacccacctgttcccaattagcctgttcacctgtgggatgttccaaataagtgtttgatgagcattcctcaactttatcagtatttattgccacctttcccaacttctttgtcacgtgttgctgccatcaaattctaaagttaatgattatttgggaaaaaaaaaaaaagtttatgagtttgaacatgaaatatgttgtctttgtagcatattcaactgaatatggcttgaaaaggatttgcaaatcattgtattccgtttatatttacatctaacaccatttcccaactcatatggaaacagggtttgtacttgatcaaaccttctctaacattccacactgcaaaataaaagtatgtttgttTCATGCTGatatggtatcggatcaatatccgTATTGGCTAATACGCCAGGGTTCAATATCGGTATGGAATTGGAAGTGGAAAAGTTGTATTGGGCCACCCCTATTTGTCAGTCCTCTTCCCAGACGTAACTCTCGCCCATTGCTTAACTCCAGGAGACCCTGCAGACCGTGGTCCTCCAGATGACGGACGAGAGTGTGCAGCTCAAGTTGGCTCACCAGCGACACCTGCTGGACCTCCTGGCTGAGCTGCACCTGCAGGGCGCCAAGCACACCTCTGCTGTTACGCAGGAGGAGATGTGCAGGAGACACTCCCATGGGGACATCCAGCAGTACCTGCAGGCCAGCCTGGCAGCCCTCCACAACAGGTAGTCACATGACTCGAAGTGGTCACATGACTAAGTGGCGCCCCCTGTGGGCTGTGTTcaggtagtcacatgactgtaagtggcgcctcctgtgggctgtgttcaggtagtcacatgactgtaagtggcgccccctgtgggctgtgttcaggtagtcacatgactgtaagtggcgccccctgtgggctgtgttcaggtagtcacatgactgtaagtggcgcctcctgtgggctgtgttcaggtagtcacatgactgtaagTGGCGCCTCCTGTTGGCTGTGTTcaggtagtcacatgactgtaagtggcgccccctgtgggctgtgttcaggtagtcacatgactgtaagtggcgcctcctgtgggctgtgttcaggtagtcacatgactgtaagTGGCGCCCCCTGTGGACTGTGTTCAGGTAGTCACATGACTAAGTGGCGCCCTCCTGTGGGCTGTGTTcaggtagtcacatgactgtaagTGGCGCCTCCTGTTGGCTGTGTTcaggtagtcacatgactgtaagtggcgccccctgtgggctgtgttcaggtagtcacatgactgtaagtggcgcctcctgtgggctgtgttcaggtagtcacatgactgtaagtggcgccccctgtgggctgtgttcaggtagtcacatgactaagtggcgccccctgtgggctgtgttcaggtagtcacatgactgtaagtggcgccccctgtgggctgtgttcaggtagtcacatgactgtaagtggcgccctcctgtgggctgtgttcaggtagtcacatgactgtaagtggcgccccctgtgggctgtgttcaggtagtcacatgactgtaagTGGCGCCCTCCTGTGGGCTGTGTTCAGGTAGTCACATGACTAAGTGGCCCGCCCTGTGGGCTGTGTTcaggtagtcacatgactgtaagtggcgccccctgtgggctgtgttcaggtagtcacatgactgtaagtggcgcctcctgtgggctgtgttcaggtagtcacatgactgtaagtggcgccccctgtgggctgtgttcaggtagtcacatgactgtaagtggcgccctcctgtgggctgtgttcaggtagtcacatgactgtaagtggcgcctcctgtgggctgtgttcaggtagtcacatgactgtaagtggcgccctcctgtgggctgtgttcaggtagtcacatgactgtaagtggcgcctcctgtgggctgtgttcaggtagtcacatgactgtaagtggcgccctcctgtgggctgtgttcaggtagtcacatgactgtaagtggcgccctcctgtgggctgtgttcaggtagtcacatgactgtaagtggcgcctcctgtgggctgtgttcaggtagtcacatgactgtaagtggcgccctcctgtgggctgtgttcaggtagtcacatgactgtaagtggcgccctcctgtgggctgtgttcaggtagtcacatgactgtaagtggcgccctcctgtgggctgtgttcaggtagtcacatgactgtaagtggcgcctcctgtgggctgtgttcaggtagtcacatgactgtaagTGGCGCCCTCCTGTGGGCTGTGTTCAGGTAGTCACATGACTAAGTGGCCCGTCCTGTGGGCTGTGTTcaggtagtcacatgactgtaagtggcgccccctgtgggctgtgttcaggtagtcacatgactgtaagtggcgcctcctgtgggctgtgttcaggtagtcacatgactgtaagTGGCGCCTCCTGTGGGCTGTGTTCCggtagtcacatgactgtaagtggcgccccctgtgggctgtgttcaggtagtcacatgactgtaagTGGCGCCCTCCTGTGGGCTGTGTTCAGGTAGTCACATGACTAAGTGGCGCCCTCCTGTGGGCTGTGTTcaggtagtcacatgactgtaagTGGCGCCTCCTGTTGGCTGTGTTcaggtagtcacatgactgtaagtggcgccccctgtgggctgtgttcaggtagtcacatgactgtaagtggcgcctcctgtgggctgtgttcaggtagtcacatgactgtaagtggcgccccctgtgggctgtgttcaggtagtcacatgactaagtggcgccccctgtgggctgtgttcaggtagtcacatgactgtaagtggcgccccctgtgggctgtgttcaggtagtcacatgactgtaagtggcgccctcctgtgggctgtgttcaggtagtcacatgactgtaagtggcgccccctgtgggctgtgttcaggtagtcacatgactgtaagTGGCGCCCTCCTGTGGGCTGTGTTCAGGTAGTCACATGACTAAGTGGCCCGCCCTGTGGGCTGTGTTcaggtagtcacatgactgtaagtggcgccccctgtgggctgtgttcaggtagtcacatgactgtaagtggcgcctcctgtgggctgtgttcaggtagtcacatgactgtaagtggcgccccctgtgggctgtgttcaggtagtcacatgactgtaagtggcgccctcctgtgggctgtgttcaggtagtcacatgactgtaagtggcgcctcctgtgggctgtgttcaggtagtcacatgactgtaagtggcgccctcctgtgggctgtgttcaggtagtcacatgactgtaagtggcgcctcctgtgggctgtgttcaggtagtcacatgactgtaagtggcgccctcctgtgggctgtgttcaggtagtcacatgactgtaagtggcgccctcctgtgggctgtgttcaggtagtcacatgactgtaagtggcgcctcctgtgggctgtgttcaggtagtcacatgactgtaagtggcgccctcctgtgggctgtgttcaggtagtcacatgactgtaagtggcgccctcctgtgggctgtgttcaggtagtcacatgactgtaagtggcgccctcctgtgggctgtgttcaggtagtcacatgactgtaagtggcgcctcctgtgggctgtgttcaggtagtcacatgactgtaagTGGCGCCCTCCTGTGGGCTGTGTTCAGGTAGTCACATGACTAAGTGGCCCGTCCTGTGGGCTGTGTTcaggtagtcacatgactgtaagtggcgccccctgtgggctgtgttcaggtagtcacatgactgtaagtggcgcctcctgtgggctgtgttcaggtagtcacatgactgtaagTGGCGCCTCCTGTGGGCTGTGTTCCggtagtcacatgactgtaagtggcgccccctgtgggctgtgttcaggtagtcacatgactgtaagTGGCGCCCTCCTGTGGGCTGTGTTCAGACCGCGTTACAAATATGGCAGACAAAAAAATGTGTGGGAAATGAAGTCAAGTGAAGacatttccttccttccttttcaACACCGTCTTGCTGAAATTGTGCTGGCGTGTGCCAAACGTCGCAGGTACGAGCCCATGTTGCTGGCCTTGCTGAAGAGGAAGGAGACAACAACACGGTCTTGTGCAAAGTCCAAAGAGCAGACGCAGGAGCTCAGGGCCCAGTTAAGACCCCTTGAGGAAGAGACCCAAAAGCTGCTGCTCCAGAGAGCTTGCATGGAGGAGAAAGTCAAACTCACGCAGGTGCAGAGGAAAGAGGATGCTCAGCACTATCAGGTGAATATGTATGCTACACCATCACACTATCACACACTATCAGGTGAATATGTATGCTACACCATCACACTATCACACACTATCAGGTGAATATGTATGCTACACCATCACACTATCACACACTATCAGGTGAATATGTATGCTACACCATCACACTATCACACACTATCACACACTATGAGGTGAATATGTATGCAACACCAATGGGGATTATGGCTATTGAATCTACTGCATGGTATGTGCACTTTGATCAAAACTGCTGCACTTTATATACTTTTGCCCTTAaaatgaagctgctaaaatactAAACTTGACCGCCCACTCACATACCCTCTATGCATTGTACTtctattttaatttgtttatctcTATATCATTTGAATATcttgtgtcattttattgtggcagtcagactacagatggaaatgatggtgcagccatcttcttcCTGTAgctgcacattgtccttcaaatgaACAAATACCAACAAACAAACGCAGCAGGCAAATTGTCccgagaacttttttttttaattcatcctTTTTATTTGTAGGAGAATATCCGAGGTCTGGAGGAGAGCAGCAGAGTCTTCAAGACTGAGTTGATGGTGCAGAAGAGAAAGAACAAAGAAGCAGAAGA from the Entelurus aequoreus isolate RoL-2023_Sb linkage group LG20, RoL_Eaeq_v1.1, whole genome shotgun sequence genome contains:
- the LOC133635562 gene encoding syncoilin-like isoform X2; translation: MAVAVVTHICRLTGGASASERVPPPRQSPTFCLPRSLLSNTFFPCSKANRHTERTAMEDDHLAPLFIHEEEDNGDPEGPDVDPREQSDRPPFTLAECSPALLGPYLHQMDDLLQSCEDMTDISFCSHLSGELEASHWESSPYFSTSCTETQVDKTEPSQGGADVSHQADLPLTLAGNRLSDTMMEYEGRLLGMLAVLESCMEDWEASPEDVHVKTSPEDVHVETSPEDVHVETSPEDVHVETSTEDVHVEEVETSPEYVHVETSPEDVHVETSPEDVHVETSPEYVHVETSPEYVHVENCGREAAPGGNPSYDASSLATTCEEKQVNDAWPLKMDLCGSEVEGFEALRCQMEECIQEVQRLESRRRELLSEVLQLRRQKGPEEEEEKREAMEDDVFHQVMSLLTRLQSEEAARREERKREIRRLRATRAEEERRVWQVDLETQEMRQLLRKLKWKLFARAKESAHAQLALSKQRHEVALLRRQEETLQTVVLQMTDESVQLKLAHQRHLLDLLAELHLQGAKHTSAVTQEEMCRRHSHGDIQQYLQASLAALHNRYEPMLLALLKRKETTTRSCAKSKEQTQELRAQLRPLEEETQKLLLQRACMEEKVKLTQVQRKEDAQHYQENIRGLEESSRVFKTELMVQKRKNKEAEDIRDSLSKQILLYRSAAGDKHTFQLTEEI
- the LOC133635562 gene encoding syncoilin-like isoform X1, yielding MAVAVVTHICRLTGGASASERVPPPRQSPTFCLPRSLLSNTFFPCSKANSNKAFEGTCQSKRSAVVTFCVFTSRHTERTAMEDDHLAPLFIHEEEDNGDPEGPDVDPREQSDRPPFTLAECSPALLGPYLHQMDDLLQSCEDMTDISFCSHLSGELEASHWESSPYFSTSCTETQVDKTEPSQGGADVSHQADLPLTLAGNRLSDTMMEYEGRLLGMLAVLESCMEDWEASPEDVHVKTSPEDVHVETSPEDVHVETSPEDVHVETSTEDVHVEEVETSPEYVHVETSPEDVHVETSPEDVHVETSPEYVHVETSPEYVHVENCGREAAPGGNPSYDASSLATTCEEKQVNDAWPLKMDLCGSEVEGFEALRCQMEECIQEVQRLESRRRELLSEVLQLRRQKGPEEEEEKREAMEDDVFHQVMSLLTRLQSEEAARREERKREIRRLRATRAEEERRVWQVDLETQEMRQLLRKLKWKLFARAKESAHAQLALSKQRHEVALLRRQEETLQTVVLQMTDESVQLKLAHQRHLLDLLAELHLQGAKHTSAVTQEEMCRRHSHGDIQQYLQASLAALHNRYEPMLLALLKRKETTTRSCAKSKEQTQELRAQLRPLEEETQKLLLQRACMEEKVKLTQVQRKEDAQHYQENIRGLEESSRVFKTELMVQKRKNKEAEDIRDSLSKQILLYRSAAGDKHTFQLTEEI
- the LOC133635562 gene encoding syncoilin-like isoform X3, which produces MAVAVVTHICRLTGGASASERVPPPRQSPTFCLPRSLLSNTFFPCSKAKHTERTAMEDDHLAPLFIHEEEDNGDPEGPDVDPREQSDRPPFTLAECSPALLGPYLHQMDDLLQSCEDMTDISFCSHLSGELEASHWESSPYFSTSCTETQVDKTEPSQGGADVSHQADLPLTLAGNRLSDTMMEYEGRLLGMLAVLESCMEDWEASPEDVHVKTSPEDVHVETSPEDVHVETSPEDVHVETSTEDVHVEEVETSPEYVHVETSPEDVHVETSPEDVHVETSPEYVHVETSPEYVHVENCGREAAPGGNPSYDASSLATTCEEKQVNDAWPLKMDLCGSEVEGFEALRCQMEECIQEVQRLESRRRELLSEVLQLRRQKGPEEEEEKREAMEDDVFHQVMSLLTRLQSEEAARREERKREIRRLRATRAEEERRVWQVDLETQEMRQLLRKLKWKLFARAKESAHAQLALSKQRHEVALLRRQEETLQTVVLQMTDESVQLKLAHQRHLLDLLAELHLQGAKHTSAVTQEEMCRRHSHGDIQQYLQASLAALHNRYEPMLLALLKRKETTTRSCAKSKEQTQELRAQLRPLEEETQKLLLQRACMEEKVKLTQVQRKEDAQHYQENIRGLEESSRVFKTELMVQKRKNKEAEDIRDSLSKQILLYRSAAGDKHTFQLTEEI